Proteins encoded by one window of Dyella humicola:
- the rplW gene encoding 50S ribosomal protein L23: MSNERILNTLRAPHISEKAARLAEKNQYVFVVAPEATKADVRAAVEQMFDVKVEQVNLVNAKGKVKSFRFRTGNRQGKRKAYVRLADGQTIDVSSKA; this comes from the coding sequence ATGAGCAACGAACGCATTCTGAATACGCTGCGTGCGCCGCACATTTCGGAAAAGGCAGCTCGCCTTGCCGAGAAGAACCAGTACGTATTCGTGGTCGCCCCCGAGGCAACCAAGGCCGATGTCCGCGCTGCGGTGGAACAGATGTTCGACGTCAAGGTCGAGCAGGTGAACCTCGTCAATGCCAAGGGCAAGGTTAAGTCCTTCCGTTTTCGCACTGGCAATCGCCAGGGCAAGCGCAAGGCCTATGTTCGCCTCGCCGATGGTCAGACCATCGACGTGTCGTCCAAGGCTTGA